One Bdellovibrionota bacterium DNA window includes the following coding sequences:
- a CDS encoding rhodanese-like domain-containing protein has product MENQSQSNNSNAQKGYLVSAFYKFVSLNREDLPALKEKIEKKAEELKIRGLFLLGTEGVNSTISGPADGCAQFREYIAKDTIVGELTNKDSISDYMPFRAFKLKVKKEIVTLGDTSVVPETTFLNHVTPEEWEEILQNDPDALVIDTRNWYETEIGKFKKALDLNMNEFNEFPEKLKSLDINKDKKILIYCTGGIRCEKAIIEMQKQGFENVYQLEGGILKYFEDVKQSDQWDGECFVFDRRVAVDTNLDASTKYTFCPHCGQPAHKQVSCIRCDKTQKICGKCLDSGKPELKTCSKNCAHHHIRGSRVKRKNQGITRQELHKIAGQKN; this is encoded by the coding sequence ATGGAAAACCAATCTCAATCAAACAATTCAAACGCTCAAAAAGGTTATCTTGTGAGTGCCTTTTATAAGTTCGTTTCTCTGAACAGAGAAGATCTCCCGGCACTCAAGGAAAAGATTGAGAAAAAAGCTGAAGAATTAAAAATCAGAGGGCTTTTTCTATTAGGAACTGAGGGTGTGAACTCTACGATCTCAGGTCCAGCAGATGGTTGTGCACAGTTTCGCGAGTATATCGCAAAAGATACGATCGTGGGTGAACTCACCAACAAAGATAGTATTTCCGACTATATGCCTTTTCGGGCTTTTAAATTAAAAGTAAAAAAGGAAATCGTAACTCTTGGCGATACTTCCGTGGTGCCTGAAACAACATTTTTAAATCATGTCACCCCGGAAGAATGGGAAGAGATTCTGCAAAATGATCCTGACGCTTTAGTTATCGACACTAGAAATTGGTATGAAACTGAGATTGGGAAATTTAAAAAAGCGCTAGACCTCAACATGAATGAATTCAATGAGTTCCCAGAAAAACTTAAAAGTTTAGATATTAATAAAGACAAAAAAATTCTGATTTACTGTACGGGTGGAATTCGCTGTGAAAAAGCGATTATCGAAATGCAGAAACAAGGTTTTGAAAATGTTTATCAACTTGAAGGCGGAATTCTTAAATACTTTGAAGACGTGAAGCAATCGGATCAATGGGATGGAGAATGCTTTGTCTTCGATCGTCGTGTGGCAGTAGATACGAATCTCGATGCCTCCACAAAGTACACGTTCTGCCCTCATTGCGGACAGCCGGCTCATAAGCAAGTGAGCTGCATTCGTTGCGATAAAACTCAAAAAATTTGTGGAAAATGTTTAGATTCAGGAAAACCAGAATTGAAAACCTGCTCTAAGAACTGCGCTCATCACCATATCCGAGGCTCGCGCGTAAAGAGAAAAAATCAAGGAATAACCAGACAAGAACTACATAAAATTGCAGGCCAGAAAAACTAA